In Miscanthus floridulus cultivar M001 chromosome 5, ASM1932011v1, whole genome shotgun sequence, one genomic interval encodes:
- the LOC136452701 gene encoding peroxynitrite isomerase Rv2717c-like has translation MEAAGAASPPTEPSVTHPAVAPLAFLLGKWRGEGEGSFPTISSFRYGEELLFSHHPSKPVISYTQKTWKAASGEPMHAESGYWRPRPDGSVDVVIAQSTGLAEVQKGSYDAEKKTVTLQSELVGNASKVKQITRTFQMADGELSYVVQMATITTSLQPHLRALLKRI, from the exons ATGGAAGCCGCCGGCGCAGCCTCGCCGCCCACGGAGCCGTCGGTGACTCACCCGGCGGTGGCGCCGCTGGCCTTCCTGCTGGGGAAGTGGCGCGGGGAAGGCGAGGGCAGCTTCCCCACCATCTCCTCCTTCCGGTACGGCGAGGAGCTCCTCTTCTCGCATCATCCCTCCAAG CCGGTGATCTCGTACACGCAGAAGACGTGGAAGGCGGCGTCTGGCGAGCCGATGCACGCCGAGAGCGGGTACTGGCGGCCCCGCCCTGACGGCTCCGTCGACGTGGTCATCGCGCAGAGCACTGGCCTCGCCGAGGTCCAG AAGGGTTCATATGACGCTGAAAAgaaaacagtgacactccaaagTGAACTCGTAGGAAATGCATCAAAG GTGAAGCAGATCACGAGAACTTTTCAAATGGCAGATGGGGAGCTCTCGTACGTCGTTCAGATGGCAACAATCACAACTAGCCTACAGCCACATCTCAGGGCCCTTCTTAAGAGGATTTGA
- the LOC136452702 gene encoding large ribosomal subunit protein eL43z-like produces the protein MSMQTKRTKKVAVDGKYGTRTRYGASLRKQIKKMEVSQNSKYFCEFCGKFAVKRKAVGIWGYKDCGKVKAGGAYAKNTANAVTVRSTVRRLREQTEA, from the exons ATGTCTATGCAGACGAAGCGTACCAAGAAAGTTGCTGTCGATGGCAAATATGGTACAAGAACTAGGTATGGTGCTAGCTTGCGTAAGCAAATCAAGAAGATGGAGGTGTCTCAGAACTCCAAGTACTTCTGTGAGTTCTGTGGAAAG TTCGCTGTGAAGAGGAAAGcagttggaatttggggttacAAGGACTGCGGGAAGGTCAAGGCTGGTGGTGCTTACGCCAAGAA CACTGCTAATGCAGTCACTGTCAGGAGCACAGTCCGTCGCTTGAGGGAACAAACTGAAGCGTGA
- the LOC136450295 gene encoding YTH domain-containing protein ECT2-like isoform X1: protein MEPKGELSQKPIEEAIDSLKIDASTKASNVNLPAKKDASSSDAVSCISSGDAASTVKESEMNQETSFGDQGMYYYGYYYPGSYGGWDENGYFVGYNGLEVHPAVVQADNGSYLCYLPGYENGYASYSPVVPGGIASVDGQYVSTPGIFAQPIAYGTELVPAYSWDPSFVLLDGVQGHPVGVHQTNYAARPKYSSNKHAIPSSKAARSAKPAADTVKGSSSGLETVPNAANSSPSSKGANKASGASITKGYLPSSKFVMHSNNQGKNNVYQSKCINVKESGRSWNNGEKLKTRNKLNGRGDSESNENSHTDNSKHILSSQSDVGLSSAGGANASIPSHVAISKNAYNLSDFVTKYEQALFFVIKSYSEDDIHKSIKYNVWASTPNGNKRLDNAYRLAQERMAEKGTKCPVFLFFSVNASGQFCGVAEMVGPVDFDRNMNFWQQDKWNGFFSVKWHIIKDVPNPQFRHIILENNENKPVTNSRDTQEVKFSQGTEMLNIFKNFACKTSILDDFDFYENRQKVMQDRRGKPLTTSFDHPLPKAEKTAEIKRQTQLVSATEFGRAKSNEGQGNNVGMVHDATKENEEQSNNVPEVLVACSNKEQPNKVATQG, encoded by the exons ATGGAGCCCAAGGGCGAGTTGTCCCAGAAGC CTATTGAAGAAGCAATCGACAGCTTGAAGATTGATGCTAGCACGAAGGCAAGCAATGTCAACTTG CCTGCTAAGAAAGATGCAAGTTCTTCTGATGCAGTATCTTGCATTTCCTCCGGCGATGCAGCTAGTACTGTGAAGGAAAGTGAAATGAACCAAGAAACTTCTTTTGGGGACCAAGGGATGTATTACTATGGATATTATTATCCTG GTTCATATGGAGGATGGGATGAGAATGGCTACTTTGTTGGATATAATGGCCTAGAGGTGCACCCAGCA GTGGTTCAAGCTGACAATGGGTCATATCTGTGTTATCTTCCGGGGTATGAAAATGGATATGCTTCTTATAGTCCGGTTGTTCCTGGAGGCATTGCTAGTGTGGATGGTCAATATGTCAGCACACCTGGCATTTTTGCTCAACCAATTGCTTACGGAACTGAACTAGTACCTGCATACTCATGGGACCCTTCTTTTGTTCTTCTGGATGGGGTTCAGGGACATCCAGTTGGTGTGCATCAAACAAATTATGCTGCAAGACCAAAATATTCTTCTAATAAGCATGCTATTCCTTCTTCGAAAGCTGCCCGCAGTGCAAAACCCGCAGCAGATACTGTCAAAGGATCATCATCAGGTCTAGAAACTGTACCAAATGCTGCTAATAGCAGCCCATCATCAAAGGGTGCAAATAAG GCATCTGGTGCTTCCATAACAAAAGGATATCTTCCATCTAGCAAGTTTGTGATGCATAGTAATAACCAAGGAAAAAACAATGTTTATCAAAGCAAATGTATCAATGTGAAAGAAAGTGGTAGAAGCTGGAACAACGGTGAGAAGCTTAAGACGAGAAATAAGTTAAATGGACGTGGTGATTCTGAATCTAATGAGAACAGCCACACTGATAACTCAAAACACATTTTGAGCTCTCAATCTGATGTTGGGTTGTCAAGTGCAGGGGGTGCTAACGCTAGCATACCTTCACATGTTGCAATAAGCAAAAATGCATATAATCTTTCAGATTTTGTTACAAAGTATGAACAAGCTCTATTCTTTGTAATTAAGTCTTACAGTGAAGATGATATTCACAAGAGTATCAAGTACAATGTCTGGGCAAGTACTCCTAATGGAAATAAAAGGCTTGACAATGCCTATAGACTTGCACAAGAAAGGATGGCAGAAAAAGGAACCAAATGTCCTGTTTTCCTTTTCTTCTCA GTTAATGCTAGCGGTCAGTTCTGTGGCGTGGCTGAGATGGTTGGCCCAGTAGATTTCGACAGGAACATGAACTTCTGGCAACAGGACAAGTGGAACGGTTTCTTCTCGGTAAAATGGCACATTATCAAGGATGTTCCTAATCCACAATTTCGCCATATAATTTTGGAGAATAATGAGAATAAACCTGTGACAAACAGCAGGGACACGCAAGAG GTCAAATTTTCACAAGGTACAGAGATGTTGAACATTTTCAAGAACTTTGCATGTAAAACATCAATACTGGATGACTTTGACTTCTACGAAAATCGGCAAAAAGTAATGCAGGACAGAAGAGGCAAGCCGCTTACTACGTCGTTTGATCACCCATTG CCAAAAGCTGAAAAAACTGCAGAAATTAAAAGGCAAACACAATTGGTAAGTGCCACAGAATTTGGTAGAGCCAAGAGTAATGAGGGGCAGGGCAACAATGTTGGGATGGTACATGATGCAACCAAGGAAAATGAGGAGCAGAGCAACAATGTTCCAGAAGTACTTGTTGCCTGTAGTAACAAGGAGCAACCCAACAAAGTTGCAACACAAGGATGA
- the LOC136450295 gene encoding YTH domain-containing protein ECT3-like isoform X2 — MNQETSFGDQGMYYYGYYYPGSYGGWDENGYFVGYNGLEVHPAVVQADNGSYLCYLPGYENGYASYSPVVPGGIASVDGQYVSTPGIFAQPIAYGTELVPAYSWDPSFVLLDGVQGHPVGVHQTNYAARPKYSSNKHAIPSSKAARSAKPAADTVKGSSSGLETVPNAANSSPSSKGANKASGASITKGYLPSSKFVMHSNNQGKNNVYQSKCINVKESGRSWNNGEKLKTRNKLNGRGDSESNENSHTDNSKHILSSQSDVGLSSAGGANASIPSHVAISKNAYNLSDFVTKYEQALFFVIKSYSEDDIHKSIKYNVWASTPNGNKRLDNAYRLAQERMAEKGTKCPVFLFFSVNASGQFCGVAEMVGPVDFDRNMNFWQQDKWNGFFSVKWHIIKDVPNPQFRHIILENNENKPVTNSRDTQEVKFSQGTEMLNIFKNFACKTSILDDFDFYENRQKVMQDRRGKPLTTSFDHPLPKAEKTAEIKRQTQLVSATEFGRAKSNEGQGNNVGMVHDATKENEEQSNNVPEVLVACSNKEQPNKVATQG; from the exons ATGAACCAAGAAACTTCTTTTGGGGACCAAGGGATGTATTACTATGGATATTATTATCCTG GTTCATATGGAGGATGGGATGAGAATGGCTACTTTGTTGGATATAATGGCCTAGAGGTGCACCCAGCA GTGGTTCAAGCTGACAATGGGTCATATCTGTGTTATCTTCCGGGGTATGAAAATGGATATGCTTCTTATAGTCCGGTTGTTCCTGGAGGCATTGCTAGTGTGGATGGTCAATATGTCAGCACACCTGGCATTTTTGCTCAACCAATTGCTTACGGAACTGAACTAGTACCTGCATACTCATGGGACCCTTCTTTTGTTCTTCTGGATGGGGTTCAGGGACATCCAGTTGGTGTGCATCAAACAAATTATGCTGCAAGACCAAAATATTCTTCTAATAAGCATGCTATTCCTTCTTCGAAAGCTGCCCGCAGTGCAAAACCCGCAGCAGATACTGTCAAAGGATCATCATCAGGTCTAGAAACTGTACCAAATGCTGCTAATAGCAGCCCATCATCAAAGGGTGCAAATAAG GCATCTGGTGCTTCCATAACAAAAGGATATCTTCCATCTAGCAAGTTTGTGATGCATAGTAATAACCAAGGAAAAAACAATGTTTATCAAAGCAAATGTATCAATGTGAAAGAAAGTGGTAGAAGCTGGAACAACGGTGAGAAGCTTAAGACGAGAAATAAGTTAAATGGACGTGGTGATTCTGAATCTAATGAGAACAGCCACACTGATAACTCAAAACACATTTTGAGCTCTCAATCTGATGTTGGGTTGTCAAGTGCAGGGGGTGCTAACGCTAGCATACCTTCACATGTTGCAATAAGCAAAAATGCATATAATCTTTCAGATTTTGTTACAAAGTATGAACAAGCTCTATTCTTTGTAATTAAGTCTTACAGTGAAGATGATATTCACAAGAGTATCAAGTACAATGTCTGGGCAAGTACTCCTAATGGAAATAAAAGGCTTGACAATGCCTATAGACTTGCACAAGAAAGGATGGCAGAAAAAGGAACCAAATGTCCTGTTTTCCTTTTCTTCTCA GTTAATGCTAGCGGTCAGTTCTGTGGCGTGGCTGAGATGGTTGGCCCAGTAGATTTCGACAGGAACATGAACTTCTGGCAACAGGACAAGTGGAACGGTTTCTTCTCGGTAAAATGGCACATTATCAAGGATGTTCCTAATCCACAATTTCGCCATATAATTTTGGAGAATAATGAGAATAAACCTGTGACAAACAGCAGGGACACGCAAGAG GTCAAATTTTCACAAGGTACAGAGATGTTGAACATTTTCAAGAACTTTGCATGTAAAACATCAATACTGGATGACTTTGACTTCTACGAAAATCGGCAAAAAGTAATGCAGGACAGAAGAGGCAAGCCGCTTACTACGTCGTTTGATCACCCATTG CCAAAAGCTGAAAAAACTGCAGAAATTAAAAGGCAAACACAATTGGTAAGTGCCACAGAATTTGGTAGAGCCAAGAGTAATGAGGGGCAGGGCAACAATGTTGGGATGGTACATGATGCAACCAAGGAAAATGAGGAGCAGAGCAACAATGTTCCAGAAGTACTTGTTGCCTGTAGTAACAAGGAGCAACCCAACAAAGTTGCAACACAAGGATGA